A region of Saimiri boliviensis isolate mSaiBol1 chromosome 8, mSaiBol1.pri, whole genome shotgun sequence DNA encodes the following proteins:
- the LOC101031287 gene encoding ATP synthase F(0) complex subunit k, mitochondrial: MAGPEADEQFHFTGIKKYFNSYTLTGRKNCVLATYGSIALIILYFKLRSKKTPAVKET, translated from the coding sequence ATGGCAGGTCCAGAAGCTGATGAACAATTTCATTTCACtggtattaaaaaatatttcaactctTATACTCTCACAGGTAGAAAGAATTGTGTACTGGCCACATACGGAAGCATTGCTTTGATTATCTTATATTTCAAGTTAAGGTCTAAAAAAACTCCAGCtgtgaaagaaacataa